One part of the Arabidopsis thaliana chromosome 4, partial sequence genome encodes these proteins:
- a CDS encoding Sec23/Sec24 protein transport family protein (Sec23/Sec24 protein transport family protein; FUNCTIONS IN: zinc ion binding; INVOLVED IN: intracellular protein transport, ER to Golgi vesicle-mediated transport; LOCATED IN: COPII vesicle coat; EXPRESSED IN: 24 plant structures; EXPRESSED DURING: 13 growth stages; CONTAINS InterPro DOMAIN/s: Sec23/Sec24, helical domain (InterPro:IPR006900), Sec23/Sec24 beta-sandwich (InterPro:IPR012990), Sec23/Sec24, trunk domain (InterPro:IPR006896), Zinc finger, Sec23/Sec24-type (InterPro:IPR006895), Gelsolin domain (InterPro:IPR007123); BEST Arabidopsis thaliana protein match is: Sec23/Sec24 protein transport family protein (TAIR:AT2G21630.1); Has 8290 Blast hits to 5679 proteins in 621 species: Archae - 16; Bacteria - 1021; Metazoa - 2159; Fungi - 1153; Plants - 2353; Viruses - 447; Other Eukaryotes - 1141 (source: NCBI BLink).), producing the protein MANLPKSSVNYPGTLTPLEPNRPSPQPDRTPVPHSPPVVASPIPPRFPQPSFRPDQMSSPSMKSPSLLSPANGIRTGSPIPRLSTPPGPPVFNTPVKPAAVPFRTSPATPQPMAYSSANSSLPVSTPSFYSNGSSVGSQRDLPDVVRMEEPIAADSPYVLFSANKVLKQKKLANVASLGFGAIVSAGREISPGPQIIQRDPHRCLNCGAYSNPYSSILIGSGQWQCVICENMNGSKGEYVASSKNELQNFPELSLPLVDYVQTGNKRPGFVPASDSRTSAPVVLVIDECLDEPHLQHLQSSLHAFVDSLPQTTRLGIILYGRTVSIYDFSEDSVASADVISGAKSPSAESMKALIYGTGVYLSPMHASLKVAHEIFSSLRPYTLNVPEASRDRCLGTAVEAALAIIQGPSAEMSRGVVRRAGGNSRIIVCAGGPITYGPGSVPHSMSHPNYPYMEKTAIKWMENLGREAHRHNTVVDILCAGTCPLRVPILQPLAKASGGVLVLHDDFGEAFGVDLQRAATRAAGSHGLLEVRCSDDILITQVIGPGEEAHSETHETFKSDAALSIQMLSVEETQSFSLSMENKRDIKSDHVFFQFAFHYSDVYQADVSRVITFKLPTVDSISAYLQSVEDEASAVLISKRTLLLAKNQKDAVDMRATVDERIKDIALKFGSQVPKSKLYSFPKELSSLPELLFHLRRGPLLGNIIGHEDERSVLRNLFLNASFDLSLRMVAPRCLMHQEGGTFEELPAYDLSMQSDKAVILDHGTDVFIWLGAELSADEVKSAAVLAACRTLAEELTEFRFPAPRILAFKEGSSQARYFVCRLIPAHKDPPYEQEARFPQIRTLTTEQRMKLKSSFIEFDEASFCEWMRSLKVVPPEPR; encoded by the exons ATGGCTAACTTACCGAAATCGTCGGTTAATTACCCGGGAACTCTCACTCCTCTAGAGCCAAATAGGCCATCACCACAGCCAGATAGAACCCCGGTCCCTCATTCTCCTCCAGTAGTAGCTTCACCTATACCTCCTAGGTTTCCTCAACCAAGTTTTAGACCAGATCAGATGTCTTCACCGTCGATGAAATCCCCAAGTTTGTTGTCACCTGCGAATGGTATCAGAACCGGAAGTCCCATTCCTCGCTTGAGTACTCCGCCTGGTCCTCCTGTCTTTAATACTCCGGTTAAACCAGCTGCTGTGCCTTTCCGTACCTCTCCAGCTACTCCTCAGCCTATGGCATACTCTTCAGCTAATTCTTCTCTGCCCGTATCTACACCTTCCTTTTACTCAAACGGGTCATCTGTTGGATCTCAGCGTGATCTTCCAGATGTTGTTAGAATGGAAGAACCAATAGCTGCAGACTCaccttatgttttgttttcagcaAATAAG GTTTTAAAGCAGAAGAAGCTAGCAAATGTTGCTAGCTTGGGGTTTGGAGCAATAGTTTCTGCTGGGAGGGAGATTAGTCCTGGTCCTCAGATTATCCAACGTGATCCACATCGCTGTTTGAACTGTGGAGCATATTCAAATCCCTATAGCTCCATATTAATTGGCTCAGGCCAATGGCAGTGTGTCATCTGCGAGAACATGAATGGAAGTAAAGGTGAATATGTGGCTTCGAGCAAGAATGAGTTGCAAAACTTTCCAGAGCTTTCATTGCCTCTGGTTGATTATGTACAGACTGGAAACAAGAGACCTGGGTTTGTTCCTGCCTCTGATTCGCGGACATCTGCACCTGTCGTCCTTGTTATTGATGAGTGTTTAGATGAACCACATCTTCAGCACTTGCAGAGCTCTTTGCATGCATTTGTAGACTCGCTTCCACAAACTACCAGGCTTGGGATTATACTGTATGGTCGTACTGTTTCAATATATGATTTCTCTGAAGATTCCGTTGCTTCTGCGGATGTTATTTCTGGTGCAAAATCACCATCTGCAGAGTCGATGAAAGCGCTGATTTATGGGACCGGTGTATACTTGTCACCAATGCATGCATCACTAAAGGTAGCGCATGAGATATTCTCGTCCTTAAGACCATACACATTGAATGTACCTGAAGCCTCTAGAGATAGGTGCCTTGGAACTGCCGTTGAGGCTGCTCTGGCTATAATCCAAGGACCATCAGCCGAAATGTCTCGGGGAGTGGTCAGAAGAGCAGGAGGTAACAGTAGAATCATAGTTTGCGCTGGTGGTCCCATTACATATGGTCCTGGATCGGTACCTCATTCAATGAGTCATCCAAATTATCCATATATGGAAAAGACAGCCATAAAATGGATGGAAAATTTGGGGCGTGAAGCTCACAGGCACAATACGGTCGTCGACATATTGTGCGCTGGAACTTGCCCTCTCAGAGTTCCTATCCTGCAGCCACTTGCAAAAGCTTCAGGTGGTGTTTTGGTTCTTCACGATGATTTTGGTGAAGCCTTTGGTGTGGACTTGCAGAGGGCAGCCACTAGGGCAGCAGGTTCACATGGTCTGCTTGAAGTACGATGTTCAGATGATATTCTTATAACTCAGGTGATTGGACCTGGCGAAGAAGCACATTCAGAAACTCACGAGACGTTTAAGAGTGATGCGGCTCTCTCTATTCAGATGCTGAGTGTTGAAGAAACACaaagcttctctctctcaatggAGAATAAGAGGGACATCAAAAGCGATCATGTATTTTTCCAGTTTGCTTTCCATTATTCGGATGTTTATCAAGCAGATGTGTCTCGGGTAATTACGTTCAAATTGCCAACTGTTGATAGCATCTCAGCATATCTTCAGAGTGTTGAGGACGAAGCTTCTGCGGTCCTCATCTCCAAGAGAACTCTTTTATTAGCGAAAAATCAGAAGGACGCAGTCGATATGCGTGCTACAGTAGACGAAAGAATCAAAGACATTGCTTTGAAATTCGGATCACAAGTGCCAAAATCAAAGCTTTATAGCTTCCCTAAGGAACTATCATCCCTCCCAGAACTCCTCTTCCATCTTAGAAGGGGTCCTTTACTGGGAAACATCATTGGTCATGAAGATGAAAGATCGGTGCTAcgaaatttgtttctaaacGCATCTTTCGATCTGTCTCTTCGTATGGTAGCACCCCGTTGCTTGATGCACCAAGAAGGTGGTACATTCGAGGAACTACCAGCGTATGATCTCTCTATGCAATCAGATAAGGCTGTTATTCTTGACCATGGCACAGATGTATTTATTTGGTTG GGAGCCGAACTGTCAGCTGACGAGGTGAAGAGTGCTGCAGTCTTAGCAGCTTGCAGAACGTTAGCTGAAGAGCTAACTGAATTCCGGTTTCCAGCTCCACGTATTCTCGCATTCAAG GAAGGAAGTTCCCAAGCTAGATATTTTGTTTGCCGGCTTATACCAGCACATAAAGACCCTCCTTATGAGCAG GAAGCAAGATTTCCACAGATAAGAACATTGACGACAGAGCAAAGAATGAAACTAAAGAGTAGTTTTATAGAGTTTGATGAAGCCAGTTTCTGCGAATGGATGAGGAGTTTGAAAGTAGTGCCTCCTGAGCCCAGGTAG
- the ABCB3 gene encoding P-glycoprotein 3: MEEKTKTVPFYKLFSFSDSTDVLLMIVGSIGAIGNGVGFPLMTLLFGDLIDSIGQNQSNKDIVEIVSKVCLKFVYLGLGTLGAAFLQVACWMITGERQAARIRSLYLKTILRQDIGFFDVETSTGEVVGRMSGDTVLILEAMGEKVGKFIQLIATFVGGFVLAFVKGWLLTLVMLVSIPLLAIAGAAMPIIVTRASSREQAAYAKASTVVEQTLGSIRTVASFTGEKQAMKSYREFINLAYRASVKQGFSMGLGLGVVFFVFFCSYALAIWFGGEMILKKGYTGGEVVNVMVTVVASSMSLGQTTPCLTAFAAGKAAAYKMFETIERKPSIDAFDLNGKVLEDIRGEIELRDVCFSYPARPMEEVFGGFSLLIPSGATAALVGESGSGKSSVISLIERFYDPSSGSVLIDGVNLKEFQLKWIRGKIGLVSQEPVLFSSSIMENIGYGKENATVEEIQAAAKLANAANFIDKLPRGLETLVGEHGTQLSGGQKQRIAIARAILKDPRILLLDEATSALDAESERVVQEALDRVMMSRTTVIVAHRLSTVRNADMIAVIHRGKIVEEGSHSELLKDHEGAYAQLIRLQKIKKEPKRLESSNELRDRSINRGSSRNIRTRVHDDDSVSVLGLLGRQENTEISREQSRNVSITRIAALNKPETTILILGTLLGAVNGTIFPIFGILFAKVIEAFFKPPHDMKRDSRFWSMIFVLLGVASLIVYPMHTYLFAVAGGRLIQRIRVMCFEKVVHMEVGWFDDPENSSGTIGSRLSADAALIKTLVGDSLSLSVKNAAAAVSGLIIAFTASWKLAVIILVMIPLIGINGYLQIKFIKGFTADAKAKYEEASQVANDAVGSIRTVASFCAEEKVMEMYKKRCEDTIKSGIKQGLISGVGFGISFFVLYSVYASCFYVGARLVKAGRTNFNDVFQRLGYLKLALLLLIRVKQRVLLLPFSGLLMGNR, translated from the exons atggaagaaaagacaaagacCGTACCGTTCTACAAATTGTTTTCCTTCTCAGATTCTACCGATGTGTTGTTGATGATCGTTGGTTCGATCGGAGCTATAGGAAACGGTGTTGGTTTTCCTTTAATGACATTATTGTTTGGTGATCTCATTGATTCTATTGGTCAGAACCAGAGCAACAAAGACATTGTTGAGATAGTCTCCAAG GTCTGTTTGAAATTTGTCTACCTTGGACTTGGGACACTAGGAGCAGCATTTCTTC aGGTGGCTTGTTGGATGATTACTGGGGAAAGACAAGCTGCAAGGATAAGGAGTTTGTATCTGAAAACGATTCTAAGACAAGACATTGGATTCTTCGATGTCGAAACGAGCACCGGAGAAGTTGTTGGTCGAATGTCCGGTGATACTGTTCTTATACTAGAAGCTATGGGTGAGAAG GTTGGGAAGTTTATCCAGTTGATTGCAACATTTGTGGGTGGATTTGTTTTAGCGTTTGTGAAAGGATGGTTACTTACACTTGTTATGTTAGTTTCAATTCCTCTTCTAGCTATAGCTGGTGCAGCTATGCCGATTATAGTTACTAGAGCTTCTTCTCGTGAACAAGCTGCTTATGCAAAAGCATCGACTGTTGTTGAACAAACTTTGGGGTCTATTCGAACC gtTGCTTCTTTCACGGGAGAGAAGCAAGCGATGAAAAGCTACAgagaatttataaatttagcCTATCGAGCGAGTGTTAAGCAAGGTTTCTCTATGGGGTTAGGTCTTGGAGTAGtgttttttgtgttcttttgcAGCTATGCTTTAGCTATATGGTTTGGTGGAGAAATGATACTTAAAAAAGGGTATACAGGTGGGGAAGTGGTTAATGTAATGGTCACTGTGGTCGCAAGTTCGAT GTCTTTAGGGCAAACAACACCTTGTCTAACCGCATTTGCGGCTGGTAAAGCTGCAGCTTATAAGATGTTTGAAACGATCGAAAGAAAGCCGTCGATTGATGCTTTTGATCTAAATGGTAAGGTCTTAGAAGATATCCGAGGCGAAATCGAGCTGCGAGATGTGTGTTTTAGTTACCCTGCGAGACCTATGGAAGAGGTTTTTGGCGGATTCTCGCTGTTGATTCCGAGTGGTGCAACCGCTGCTCTGGTAGGGGAAAGCGGGAGTGGGAAATCTTCTGTGATCAGTTTGATAGAAAGATTTTATGATCCAAGTTCCGGCAGTGTGCTTATTGATGGTGTTAACTTAAAGGAGTTTCAGTTGAAATGGATTAGGGGAAAGATTGGATTGGTTAGTCAAGAAcctgttctgttttcttcaagTATAATGGAGAATATCGGCTACGGAAAAGAGAACGCAACAGTTGAAGAGATTCAAGCAGCGGCAAAGCTAGCAAACGCGGCTAATTTCATCGATAAGTTGCCTCGAGGTTTAGAGACATTGGTAGGGGAACATGGAACTCAACTCTCAGGAGgacagaaacagaggattgcTATAGCGAGGGCGATACTTAAAGATCCGAGGATCTTGCTGTTAGATGAAGCGACGAGCGCACTTGATGCGGAATCTGAAAGGGTAGTCCAAGAGGCTTTAGATAGGGTAATGATGAGCCGGACTACTGTGATTGTTGCACATCGGTTAAGCACAGTGAGAAATGCTGATATGATTGCTGTGATTCACCGCGGCAAGATAGTGGAAGAAG GTTCACACTCGGAGCTACTCAAGGACCATGAAGGGGCTTATGCACAACTTATACGgttacaaaagataaaaaaagaacCGAAGAGATTGGAGAGTTCAAATGAATTGCGAGACAGATCAATCAACCGTGGATCATCTAGAAACATCAGAACGAGGGTGCATGATGATGACTCTGTTTCCGTTCTTGGTTTACTTGGACGCCAAGAAAATACTGAAATTTCTCGAGAACAAAGCCGAAATGTGTCGATAACCCGAATCGCTGCTCTAAACAAGCCGGAGACTACCATTCTTATACTTGGAACCTTATTAGGTGCAGTGAACGGCACTATATTCCCGATTTTTGGTATCCTCTTTGCAAAAGTAATCGAAGCTTTCTTCAAACCGCCTCACGATATGAAGAGAGATTCAAGATTCTGGTCAATGATATTCGTGCTTCTTGGTGTAGCTTCTTTGATAGTGTATCCAATGCATACCTACTTGTTTGCTGTAGCTGGAGGGAGATTAATTCAGAGGATAAGAGTAATGTGTTTTGAGAAAGTTGTTCACATGGAGGTTGGGTGGTTCGATGATCCTGAGAACTCGAGTGGCACCATAGGATCAAGGCTCTCTGCTGATGCAGCCTTGATCAAGACTCTTGTGGGCGACTCGCTGTCTTTATCTGTTAAGAACGCTGCAGCCGCAGTCTCCGGTCTGATTATAGCTTTCACAGCGAGTTGGAAATTGGCGGTTATTATCTTAGTAATGATTCCTTTAATTGGAATCAATGGTTATCTTCAAATTAAGTTCATTAAAGGCTTCACTGCAGACGCAAAG GCAAAGTACGAGGAGGCGAGTCAGGTGGCGAATGACGCGGTGGGGAGTATAAGAACTGTTGCGTCTTTTTGTGCAGAGGAGAAAGTGATGGAGATGTATAAGAAGCGATGTGAAGATACGATTAAATCTGGGATTAAGCAAGGTTTAATCAGCGGAGTAGGGTTTGGTATCTCCTTTTTCGTTCTTTACTCTGTCTACGCTAGTTGTTTCTACGTGGGAGCTAGACTGGTTAAAGCCGGAAGGACAAACTTCAACGATGTTTTTcag CGATTGGGATATCTCAAGCTAGCTCTTTTGCTCCTGATTCGAGTAAAGCAAAGGGTGCTGCTGCTTCCATTTTCGGGATTATTGATGGGAAATCGATGA
- the ABCB3 gene encoding P-glycoprotein 3 (P-glycoprotein 3 (PGP3); FUNCTIONS IN: ATPase activity, coupled to transmembrane movement of substances; INVOLVED IN: transport, transmembrane transport; LOCATED IN: integral to membrane; CONTAINS InterPro DOMAIN/s: ATPase, AAA+ type, core (InterPro:IPR003593), ABC transporter-like (InterPro:IPR003439), ABC transporter, transmembrane domain, type 1 (InterPro:IPR011527), ABC transporter integral membrane type 1 (InterPro:IPR017940), ABC transporter, transmembrane domain (InterPro:IPR001140), ABC transporter, conserved site (InterPro:IPR017871); BEST Arabidopsis thaliana protein match is: P-glycoprotein 5 (TAIR:AT4G01830.1); Has 830190 Blast hits to 386538 proteins in 4151 species: Archae - 14649; Bacteria - 648558; Metazoa - 17709; Fungi - 12207; Plants - 9512; Viruses - 34; Other Eukaryotes - 127521 (source: NCBI BLink).) has product MEEKTKTVPFYKLFSFSDSTDVLLMIVGSIGAIGNGVGFPLMTLLFGDLIDSIGQNQSNKDIVEIVSKVCLKFVYLGLGTLGAAFLQVACWMITGERQAARIRSLYLKTILRQDIGFFDVETSTGEVVGRMSGDTVLILEAMGEKVGKFIQLIATFVGGFVLAFVKGWLLTLVMLVSIPLLAIAGAAMPIIVTRASSREQAAYAKASTVVEQTLGSIRTVASFTGEKQAMKSYREFINLAYRASVKQGFSMGLGLGVVFFVFFCSYALAIWFGGEMILKKGYTGGEVVNVMVTVVASSMSLGQTTPCLTAFAAGKAAAYKMFETIERKPSIDAFDLNGKVLEDIRGEIELRDVCFSYPARPMEEVFGGFSLLIPSGATAALVGESGSGKSSVISLIERFYDPSSGSVLIDGVNLKEFQLKWIRGKIGLVSQEPVLFSSSIMENIGYGKENATVEEIQAAAKLANAANFIDKLPRGLETLVGEHGTQLSGGQKQRIAIARAILKDPRILLLDEATSALDAESERVVQEALDRVMMSRTTVIVAHRLSTVRNADMIAVIHRGKIVEEGSHSELLKDHEGAYAQLIRLQKIKKEPKRLESSNELRDRSINRGSSRNIRTRVHDDDSVSVLGLLGRQENTEISREQSRNVSITRIAALNKPETTILILGTLLGAVNGTIFPIFGILFAKVIEAFFKPPHDMKRDSRFWSMIFVLLGVASLIVYPMHTYLFAVAGGRLIQRIRVMCFEKVVHMEVGWFDDPENSSGTIGSRLSADAALIKTLVGDSLSLSVKNAAAAVSGLIIAFTASWKLAVIILVMIPLIGINGYLQIKFIKGFTADAKAKYEEASQVANDAVGSIRTVASFCAEEKVMEMYKKRCEDTIKSGIKQGLISGVGFGISFFVLYSVYASCFYVGARLVKAGRTNFNDVFQVFLALTMTAIGISQASSFAPDSSKAKGAAASIFGIIDGKSMIDSRDESGLVLENVKGDIELCHISFTYQTRPDVQIFRDLCFAIRAGQTVALVGESGSGKSTVISLLQRFYDPDSGHITLDRVELKKLQLKWVRQQMGLVGQEPVLFNDTIRSNIAYGKGGDEASEAEIIAAAELANAHGFISSIQQGYDTVVGERGIQLSGGQKQRVAIARAIVKEPKILLLDEATSALDAESERVVQDALDRVMVNRTTVVVAHRLSTIKNADVIAVVKNGVIVEKGTHETLINIEGGVYASLVQLHISASS; this is encoded by the exons atggaagaaaagacaaagacCGTACCGTTCTACAAATTGTTTTCCTTCTCAGATTCTACCGATGTGTTGTTGATGATCGTTGGTTCGATCGGAGCTATAGGAAACGGTGTTGGTTTTCCTTTAATGACATTATTGTTTGGTGATCTCATTGATTCTATTGGTCAGAACCAGAGCAACAAAGACATTGTTGAGATAGTCTCCAAG GTCTGTTTGAAATTTGTCTACCTTGGACTTGGGACACTAGGAGCAGCATTTCTTC aGGTGGCTTGTTGGATGATTACTGGGGAAAGACAAGCTGCAAGGATAAGGAGTTTGTATCTGAAAACGATTCTAAGACAAGACATTGGATTCTTCGATGTCGAAACGAGCACCGGAGAAGTTGTTGGTCGAATGTCCGGTGATACTGTTCTTATACTAGAAGCTATGGGTGAGAAG GTTGGGAAGTTTATCCAGTTGATTGCAACATTTGTGGGTGGATTTGTTTTAGCGTTTGTGAAAGGATGGTTACTTACACTTGTTATGTTAGTTTCAATTCCTCTTCTAGCTATAGCTGGTGCAGCTATGCCGATTATAGTTACTAGAGCTTCTTCTCGTGAACAAGCTGCTTATGCAAAAGCATCGACTGTTGTTGAACAAACTTTGGGGTCTATTCGAACC gtTGCTTCTTTCACGGGAGAGAAGCAAGCGATGAAAAGCTACAgagaatttataaatttagcCTATCGAGCGAGTGTTAAGCAAGGTTTCTCTATGGGGTTAGGTCTTGGAGTAGtgttttttgtgttcttttgcAGCTATGCTTTAGCTATATGGTTTGGTGGAGAAATGATACTTAAAAAAGGGTATACAGGTGGGGAAGTGGTTAATGTAATGGTCACTGTGGTCGCAAGTTCGAT GTCTTTAGGGCAAACAACACCTTGTCTAACCGCATTTGCGGCTGGTAAAGCTGCAGCTTATAAGATGTTTGAAACGATCGAAAGAAAGCCGTCGATTGATGCTTTTGATCTAAATGGTAAGGTCTTAGAAGATATCCGAGGCGAAATCGAGCTGCGAGATGTGTGTTTTAGTTACCCTGCGAGACCTATGGAAGAGGTTTTTGGCGGATTCTCGCTGTTGATTCCGAGTGGTGCAACCGCTGCTCTGGTAGGGGAAAGCGGGAGTGGGAAATCTTCTGTGATCAGTTTGATAGAAAGATTTTATGATCCAAGTTCCGGCAGTGTGCTTATTGATGGTGTTAACTTAAAGGAGTTTCAGTTGAAATGGATTAGGGGAAAGATTGGATTGGTTAGTCAAGAAcctgttctgttttcttcaagTATAATGGAGAATATCGGCTACGGAAAAGAGAACGCAACAGTTGAAGAGATTCAAGCAGCGGCAAAGCTAGCAAACGCGGCTAATTTCATCGATAAGTTGCCTCGAGGTTTAGAGACATTGGTAGGGGAACATGGAACTCAACTCTCAGGAGgacagaaacagaggattgcTATAGCGAGGGCGATACTTAAAGATCCGAGGATCTTGCTGTTAGATGAAGCGACGAGCGCACTTGATGCGGAATCTGAAAGGGTAGTCCAAGAGGCTTTAGATAGGGTAATGATGAGCCGGACTACTGTGATTGTTGCACATCGGTTAAGCACAGTGAGAAATGCTGATATGATTGCTGTGATTCACCGCGGCAAGATAGTGGAAGAAG GTTCACACTCGGAGCTACTCAAGGACCATGAAGGGGCTTATGCACAACTTATACGgttacaaaagataaaaaaagaacCGAAGAGATTGGAGAGTTCAAATGAATTGCGAGACAGATCAATCAACCGTGGATCATCTAGAAACATCAGAACGAGGGTGCATGATGATGACTCTGTTTCCGTTCTTGGTTTACTTGGACGCCAAGAAAATACTGAAATTTCTCGAGAACAAAGCCGAAATGTGTCGATAACCCGAATCGCTGCTCTAAACAAGCCGGAGACTACCATTCTTATACTTGGAACCTTATTAGGTGCAGTGAACGGCACTATATTCCCGATTTTTGGTATCCTCTTTGCAAAAGTAATCGAAGCTTTCTTCAAACCGCCTCACGATATGAAGAGAGATTCAAGATTCTGGTCAATGATATTCGTGCTTCTTGGTGTAGCTTCTTTGATAGTGTATCCAATGCATACCTACTTGTTTGCTGTAGCTGGAGGGAGATTAATTCAGAGGATAAGAGTAATGTGTTTTGAGAAAGTTGTTCACATGGAGGTTGGGTGGTTCGATGATCCTGAGAACTCGAGTGGCACCATAGGATCAAGGCTCTCTGCTGATGCAGCCTTGATCAAGACTCTTGTGGGCGACTCGCTGTCTTTATCTGTTAAGAACGCTGCAGCCGCAGTCTCCGGTCTGATTATAGCTTTCACAGCGAGTTGGAAATTGGCGGTTATTATCTTAGTAATGATTCCTTTAATTGGAATCAATGGTTATCTTCAAATTAAGTTCATTAAAGGCTTCACTGCAGACGCAAAG GCAAAGTACGAGGAGGCGAGTCAGGTGGCGAATGACGCGGTGGGGAGTATAAGAACTGTTGCGTCTTTTTGTGCAGAGGAGAAAGTGATGGAGATGTATAAGAAGCGATGTGAAGATACGATTAAATCTGGGATTAAGCAAGGTTTAATCAGCGGAGTAGGGTTTGGTATCTCCTTTTTCGTTCTTTACTCTGTCTACGCTAGTTGTTTCTACGTGGGAGCTAGACTGGTTAAAGCCGGAAGGACAAACTTCAACGATGTTTTTcag GTTTTCTTGGCGTTAACCATGACAGCGATTGGGATATCTCAAGCTAGCTCTTTTGCTCCTGATTCGAGTAAAGCAAAGGGTGCTGCTGCTTCCATTTTCGGGATTATTGATGGGAAATCGATGATAGATTCGAGAGATGAATCGGGACTCGTGTTAGAGAATGTTAAAGGAGATATCGAGCTTTGTCACATAAGCTTCACCTACCAAACTAGACCTGACGTTCAAATCTTTCGTGACCTATGTTTCGCCATTCGTGCTGGACAG ACGGTTGCTTTGGTCGGAGAGAGTGGATCAGGTAAATCTACAGTGATTTCTCTGTTACAAAGGTTTTATGATCCGGATTCGGGTCATATAACTCTAGACAGAGTTGAGCTCAAGAAGCTGCAACTAAAATGGGTGAGACAACAAATGGGGCTTGTAGGGCAAGAGCCTGTACTGTTCAACGACACAATAAGATCCAACATTGCCTACGGAAAAGGCGGTGATGAAGCATCCGAGGCTGAGATCATAGCTGCCGCAGAGCTTGCTAATGCCCACGGGTTCATATCTAGTATACAACAG GGTTATGATACGGTGGTGGGAGAAAGAGGGATACAATTGTCAGGAGGACAGAAGCAACGCGTGGCAATTGCACGCGCCATCGTGAAAGAACCGAAGATTCTGTTACTCGACGAAGCAACGAGCGCGTTGGACGCAGAATCGGAGCGGGTGGTTCAAGACGCGCTTGACCGAGTGATGGTGAACCGGACCACAGTAGTAGTGGCTCACAGGCTTTCCACGATCAAGAATGCTGACGTCATAGCCGTGGTCAAGAACGGTGTGATCGTAGAGAAAGGGACGCACGAAACGTTGATCAATATCGAAGGTGGTGTTTATGCTTCGCTTGTTCAACTTCACATTAGTGCTTCTAGTTGA